The Mastomys coucha isolate ucsf_1 unplaced genomic scaffold, UCSF_Mcou_1 pScaffold3, whole genome shotgun sequence DNA window GCTTCCAGAATGCCCTCTTTACCTCCTTGTTCCTCAGGGTGTATACAAGAGGGTTGAGTGTGGGGGTGCCCACTGCATAGAAGAGACCAAAGAACTTGCCCCTCTCTCGGGCATAGGGATTTTTGGGCTGCAGATAAACAGCGATGACTGAGCTATAGAAGAGGGTAACCACAATGAGGTGGGATGAACAGGTCCCAAAAGCTTTCCTGCGTCCCTTTGCAGAACTTATCCTCAGCACTGCCCTGGCGATGGCACCATAAGAGACCAGAATGAGGCTCAGAGGCACAACCACAATGAAGATACTAGCAACAGCCATCTGGATCTCATTGTAGGTGGTGTCCCCACAAGAGAGTCGAATTAAAGACGGGACTTCACACAAAAAGTTGTCTATCTGCCTGTGGGGACAGAAGGGCAGTTTGAGGGTGGGAGGTGTCTGAACTATGGATTGGACCAAACCTATAGCCCAAGCTATACCTGCCAACTGCCGACACAGGCGGGGGTGGATGATGGTGACATAGTGAAGGGGCTGACAGACAGCCACATAGCGGTCAAAGGCCATAATTGTCAAGAGGATGCACTCTGTTGTCCCCAGGGACATGAAGATGAAGAGCTGGACAAAGCATCCCAGGAAGCTGATGGTCTTTGCGGGGCCCCAGAGGTTGAGCAACATCTGGGGGACGCAGGTTGTGGTGAAGCAGAGGTCCAAGAAGGAGAGGTtagagaggaagaagtacattGGAGAGTGGAGCCTGGGGTCCAGGGTGGACAGCAGGAGGATGAGTGTGTTTCCTAGGAGGGTGAGGAGGTAGGAGCACAAGACAACCACGAAGAGAACCTTTTCCAGGTGTGGGTGTTCAGAGAAGCCCAGCAGGAGGAAGCCTACAGGGGAGCTCTGGTTGACCATGGTCTCTGTGTCTAGTTTGGACGGATGAGACTGTAAGACACCCTGCCTACTTGCCAAAGCAAGTGAGGTGGgtgtttctcttctccctctgccctccacgtgtccttcctccttttccctgttCCTTCTGGTCAAATGTTTTCTAGCGGCTGAGAGGAATCCGGGAAGGTCCTGAAAAATGGGTGGATTCTTCCTCTGGTACTTCTGACTTCTCACCTGAGGGCAAAGGAGGCTGATGAAAAACGTGGATTCATTGATCAGTTAGTTTTCATTGTTTCAACAGACATTTCTTGAGTACCATGTATGATCTGAACACTGCAACTATGGACTTTGTTCTTTACAAGTATCAGCAGTTATAAGCAACTGGTTGGATCATTGACTTGATGGTAAACATTAGTGCAGAATTGGTTTCATTTTCTAAGTGTAGACACGGATTTGTTGATGGCTCATATTTGGTCTTTGGTATGCTTTTTCAGGAGAGTCACTCAGAGAGTCATGTCTGTTCTGTGGCTGAGATTTTCCTCTACATGAAATAGTTTCCAGAGAGATTAGTTAACTTACTTTATTCTTTATCAGAAATTATAGGAAGATTCAGGGCAGTATAGTATAGAGCTCACTCTTTAAGAACAATCATTATGCTTACTAATGTAAAAGCAAatgctgggctggggagatggctcagcgattaagagcactgactgagttcaaatcccagcaactacatggtggctcacaaccatccttaacaagatctgacgtcctcttctggagtgtctgaagacagctacagtgtacttacatataataaataaataaacctttttaaaaaagaaaagtaaataacttCTCTTTATTCAGCAAGATCTTTCCTCAACATTTTATCTTACaaatatggaagaagaaaagctaaACACAGTGTTAGTTCTATGATGATTCTTACCTAATTCTATGACACAGTTCCTTAAGGACATAGAATCCTAACACTGGGCTAGCTCAGGTAGGAGGAGCTGTGAGTGAGGGGCAGCCTGGCCTCTGTAATGAagtcatttttcaaaaattaaaaaaagaagaggtttAGACATGGACAGCTGAAGaaggtgtattttatttttcctttaatataaaataccatTTAACATTTAATGATGTAGCTTAAACACatcatttttcctctctttttctttttgagacagtgttacaTTATCAGTGGTACTGGCTTCACCTTGAGTATGTAGCCCAGTTGAGCTGTGAGCTTGAGATACTCCTATTTCATTATCATTATGTTTAATTTGGGGCATCCAAACACAGTCCTGTTTTTTcctaattttgtttaatttccttCACATTGAAAtcaaatcttttattttcaacCAAGATCAAATTTACAATCAGATTGCAAGGCAGCTACAATGAGTCCTGTATTACCATAAGTGATATTAAccaaattttagtatttttatttacttgtactTTGATTTCACCCCCATCCCCTTAATTTCTGTCCCTGACTGTTCTGGATCTCACTGCGTAGACCGGGCATCCTCacattcagagatctgcctacccctgcctcctgagttggGACTAAAGACATATAGCACTGATTTTTCTTAACgtgtttatatattatttttattcagcATTACTTGGGAAAAGGCTGCTCATACTGTTATGCTCCTTCACATTTCAGTATGATCTGCTACACAATTGTCTATCAATGCAGCAATTGAATTTAAATAGCTTACTATTGTTATCTCATATACAACCCATATTCCTAATTTGTTGTCCCAGTAAGGCCCTTTATCAAGTATGGTATTTTGCATAGGATCCAGTGAATACTGACATGCTTTGTACAGTTCTCCTGTCTGTTGCCATCTTTTGTAGTAGCTAAGGCGCTGAGCTAAGGGTTCAGTTTTGACTACTGGACAATGTGAACAGACCATACTGCAGAACTCATAGGTTGGAAAGGTGAGTGGTCTGGAAACCCAGCAGGACATTGAGCATAACCACAGAACCCCAGAACGGAAAGCCATGAAGTGACATGGGGGAGAAACAGGAGTGTAGAGAACAGTGATGCATCCTGCAGGCAGTGATACTCCTGTTGAGAAAAAGAGGGGATCCTGGGCACTGAAGCTCACCTTGGAGGTAGCAGGCAGTGAGTGACAAGTCACTGGGACATCTGAGAAGCATGATCCCTGCAGGCTGATGGGCGGGGCCTGTGGAGGGGATGGGTGGGCTGTGTCTCCTCACAGGTGCAGTCTTGAGTTCTTAGAAGTTCTGTGCCATCTGCagagggaatgggtgggtggtcTGAGCCTCCTCACAGGTCCCCTCTTGTGTGCTTGGAAGTTCTGTAGCATCTTTCCCCCTCCATTTTAACTCTGagtcttctcctcttcctcccatttttttttctctctgagggAAGATCCTGATTTTTAAGTGCTTTATTTGTCACAATAATTTCCTCAAAAGGCTTAGAAGCCATCTCCATGCCTCTCCTGAACACACTCACTTCCTACCCCTTTCTTAAGGGCAGCCACTCTAATTTAGATCATTTATATTAAGTTCTCCTATACTGTCTTTAGCACTTCTTGTGTTATTAAAAAGCAATTCGctcttgcttttgccttcttgctccagctctgttctctcaccccttccctcctctctcccattcctctccctactctctctccatgtgctcatggctagcctctattccttctttctctttctctctttctctctctctctctttctttctctctctctctctctctctctctctctctctctNNNNNNNNNNNNNNNNNNNNNNNNNNNNNNNNNNNNNNNNNNNNNNNNNNNNNNNNNNNNNNNNNNNNNNNNNNNNNNNNNNNNNNNNNNNNNNNNNaaaaaaaaaaaaaaaatgcaattcaaGGGCTTCTTAGCTGTGAAGTCTTCAATATCTTTCCTGTATCCCTGGCTTTCACACAGTTCGGATCACTCTGAGTTTACTATTTTCAAGGTCTTCAGTGTTCATCATCCTTtgactgtctttcttttttgttcgtttgtttgttttgttttttgtttttgtgtgtgtgctgtgattcAAAACTCCCACATCCTTCATCTGATATAACTCTGAGCCACCAAAATTCTACTTGACAGTCTTCcagttatttccattttcacaggtgcatattttgtttgtctgtcttctttttttaaaagacaggtcttctctgtgtagtcctggctgttctggaactcgctctgtagatcaaaCTGGACGATAGCTAACAGAGATCTACcggcctctgcttccagagggctgggattaaaagcgtgtgttACCACTGCCCAGTAACTCCTTTTCTTTACTGATCACCAAAGACCTAGGCATGCACTAGAAGGTACAGGGATTGGGTTACCACATCTGCTCTTGTTGATGACATTTGCTGACAACTT harbors:
- the LOC116075153 gene encoding olfactory receptor 2H2-like; this translates as MVNQSSPVGFLLLGFSEHPHLEKVLFVVVLCSYLLTLLGNTLILLLSTLDPRLHSPMYFFLSNLSFLDLCFTTTCVPQMLLNLWGPAKTISFLGCFVQLFIFMSLGTTECILLTIMAFDRYVAVCQPLHYVTIIHPRLCRQLAGIAWAIGLVQSIVQTPPTLKLPFCPHRQIDNFLCEVPSLIRLSCGDTTYNEIQMAVASIFIVVVPLSLILVSYGAIARAVLRISSAKGRRKAFGTCSSHLIVVTLFYSSVIAVYLQPKNPYARERGKFFGLFYAVGTPTLNPLVYTLRNKEVKRAFWKLLGRDGDSEES